The proteins below are encoded in one region of Bacillota bacterium:
- a CDS encoding arsenate reductase ArsC codes for MAGSRPLRVLFLCGLNSTRSQMAEGLARVIGEGRLAPSSAGIRAGRVDPRAAAVMDEIGVSLSGQSSKVVTDEMLARTDLVVTLCDPARDACPVTPPGVARRHWPIPSLDELSGPDVPESTWRPAYRAVRDRILVHIKEFLREENGQAR; via the coding sequence TTGGCGGGGAGTAGGCCGCTGAGAGTCCTCTTCCTCTGCGGGCTCAACTCGACTCGGAGTCAGATGGCGGAGGGCCTCGCCAGGGTCATCGGGGAAGGCCGTCTGGCCCCCTCCAGTGCCGGGATCCGCGCCGGCCGGGTCGATCCGCGGGCCGCCGCGGTGATGGACGAGATCGGGGTCAGCTTGAGCGGCCAGTCCTCAAAGGTCGTCACCGACGAAATGCTGGCCCGGACCGATCTGGTCGTGACCCTCTGCGACCCGGCCCGCGACGCCTGCCCGGTCACCCCGCCCGGCGTAGCCCGCCGCCACTGGCCCATTCCAAGCCTTGATGAGCTGTCTGGGCCGGACGTGCCCGAATCGACTTGGCGCCCGGCCTATCGGGCGGTGCGGGACCGGATCCTGGTCCACATTAAGGAGTTCTTGCGCGAGGAGAACGGCCAAGCTCGTTGA
- a CDS encoding M23 family metallopeptidase — protein MTFVVTGFLVVAGLSKGAQAGFAGSLDSPVVAGLNAAYLYAEADQYGWGHTGADFECASGSNVSAAGAGTVEFSGAALNVENSGTARGGASNYIVLATTASAVDGAYFNRVVYITGGTGNHQSRVITSYEGATRKAFVGASWSPIPDTTSTYDVGTYRSYGEHIIINHSTGYYYTLYAHMQSRAVFSGWVSSGQYLGLSDDTGNSSGAHLHFEVRRGANAVNYVRNPESWLARSNQSPYGALRGLVTDASGITLCQVRVAGASKPTDYRYGASYSYALNLYGGQQFGDVSEYGINYYIGRAPSGSVTLTYTAAGKTAQTVSATVDSGLDKLLTTVMMP, from the coding sequence TTGACCTTTGTCGTCACTGGGTTTCTCGTGGTCGCCGGACTCTCCAAAGGAGCGCAAGCCGGTTTTGCTGGCAGCTTGGACAGCCCGGTAGTCGCTGGTCTGAACGCTGCCTATCTCTATGCTGAGGCAGACCAATATGGATGGGGTCACACGGGGGCGGATTTCGAGTGCGCTTCTGGATCAAATGTGTCCGCGGCAGGCGCGGGGACAGTCGAGTTCTCAGGGGCCGCTCTCAACGTGGAGAATTCCGGGACCGCTAGAGGCGGAGCCAGCAACTACATCGTATTGGCGACGACGGCTTCCGCAGTGGACGGAGCTTACTTCAACAGGGTAGTCTACATAACCGGAGGGACGGGAAATCATCAGTCGCGGGTGATTACTTCCTACGAGGGCGCTACCAGAAAAGCGTTCGTGGGAGCGAGCTGGAGCCCTATCCCTGATACAACCTCAACGTACGACGTAGGCACCTACCGTTCATACGGTGAGCACATCATCATCAATCATTCAACCGGCTACTACTACACGCTATACGCGCATATGCAGAGCCGAGCGGTTTTTAGCGGGTGGGTATCGTCTGGACAATACCTTGGTTTGTCGGATGACACCGGGAACTCGTCGGGAGCCCACCTTCATTTCGAGGTGAGGAGAGGGGCGAACGCCGTAAATTACGTGCGTAACCCCGAGTCTTGGCTGGCCAGGAGCAATCAGTCACCCTATGGAGCACTCCGGGGCTTGGTCACTGACGCAAGCGGAATCACCCTTTGCCAGGTACGTGTCGCAGGAGCATCCAAGCCAACTGACTACCGGTATGGGGCAAGTTACTCATACGCGCTAAACCTATATGGGGGTCAGCAATTCGGAGATGTCTCCGAGTATGGCATAAACTACTACATAGGACGGGCGCCCAGCGGCTCCGTCACCCTGACATACACGGCGGCTGGAAAGACCGCCCAGACCGTCAGCGCCACAGTGGACAGCGGATTAGACAAGCTCCTAACCACCGTCATGATGCCTTAG
- a CDS encoding Fic family protein — translation MNSLGPGFIERQPIPQSLLQTVRILGECKGKQQLFKEQAPQVLESLRLSAIIQSTEASNRIEGVVAASGRIREIVSMKSLPKNRSEQEIAGYRDVLKTIHSNYDSMDFTTGLVLQLHRDLYQFHPSVGGTRKSSDNAIEETLSGGRKSIRFKPVPASLTPDAMERLHHRLNDLRNESMVEPLLLIPAYILDFLCIHPFRDGNGRMARLLTLLLLYQSGYEVGRYISLEGMVEDNRDGYYDSLGESSRGWHESTHSLLPWWGYFLGVMLLGAYREFGTRVGAVIQTHGAKRQMVIDFVLHQQNPFRYADVERACPVVSRPTINRALAELRKQGIIRCSKPGRDAVWEKRDHD, via the coding sequence ATGAATTCTCTGGGGCCCGGATTCATTGAGAGGCAGCCCATTCCGCAGAGTCTACTGCAGACTGTTAGAATACTAGGTGAGTGTAAAGGTAAGCAGCAGCTCTTCAAGGAGCAGGCACCACAAGTTCTGGAATCTCTTAGACTGTCAGCCATCATCCAAAGTACCGAAGCGTCAAACCGTATTGAGGGTGTTGTTGCCGCTTCGGGGCGAATACGAGAAATTGTATCGATGAAATCGCTGCCGAAGAATCGCTCTGAGCAAGAGATCGCCGGCTACAGGGATGTGCTCAAGACAATTCACTCCAACTACGACAGCATGGACTTTACGACAGGTCTAGTCCTGCAACTCCACAGGGATCTCTATCAGTTCCACCCATCGGTCGGAGGCACGCGGAAGTCTTCGGACAATGCCATAGAGGAGACCCTTTCCGGCGGCAGGAAGTCCATAAGGTTCAAACCCGTTCCCGCAAGTCTGACACCAGATGCAATGGAGAGGCTTCATCACCGGCTCAACGATCTACGAAATGAAAGCATGGTCGAACCTCTGCTCCTTATCCCTGCGTATATTCTTGATTTCCTGTGCATACACCCGTTTCGTGACGGGAATGGAAGGATGGCCAGATTACTCACCCTCTTGCTCCTTTACCAATCCGGGTATGAGGTTGGTCGCTACATAAGCCTTGAAGGCATGGTCGAGGACAACCGGGATGGCTATTATGACTCCCTCGGAGAATCATCTAGAGGATGGCACGAGTCAACCCATAGCCTTCTTCCCTGGTGGGGTTATTTCCTTGGGGTCATGCTGCTGGGCGCGTACAGAGAGTTTGGAACTCGTGTTGGAGCAGTAATCCAAACCCATGGGGCAAAGAGGCAAATGGTCATTGACTTTGTGCTCCACCAACAGAACCCGTTCAGGTACGCAGACGTGGAGAGAGCATGCCCCGTTGTCAGCCGTCCGACCATTAACCGGGCGTTGGCGGAATTACGTAAGCAAGGCATCATTCGTTGCAGCAAGCCTGGTAGGGATGCGGTGTGGGAAAAACGTGATCACGATTGA